Below is a window of Equus quagga isolate Etosha38 chromosome 1, UCLA_HA_Equagga_1.0, whole genome shotgun sequence DNA.
ggtggcctagtggttaaattcaacCCACTGGGCTTCAGaagcccaagttcagttcctgggcacagtccTATACCgctggtcagtggccatgctgtggggcaACCCAAacgcaaaatagaggaagattttccatacatgttagctcagggcaaatcttcctcaagcaaaaagaggaggattggaaacggatggtagctcagggtgaaccttcctcagcaaaaaaaaaaaagtaaacacaatattaaaaagattttgtaaatgataaaacagaaaagcaagaatattataaaatttaaataaaaattaacgaAGTTGGATTTTGACTAGCATTAAAAAGCTAAAGCAATCAAACtgatataaaagaataaaaccaagtAACTTAATATCTTAAAGTTTTCTAAACTTCTgaaagaaggggccggccccttggccgagtggttaagttcgcgcgttctgcttcagtggcccagggtttcaccggtttgagtcctgggcgtggacatggtgccactcgtcaggccatgctggggccaTGTCCCAtctgccacagctagaaggacccacaactaaaaatacacaactacgtaccagggggctttggggagaaaaaggaaaaaaataaaatcttaaaaaaaattctgaaagaaacaTAAGCTAAacaacataaaagttaaaataaaaaattctgaagcTAATATGATAGCaggtaaacaaagaaaatacatgcaATATTAAAATCCAACATGAAAATTTGAAGTGTAAAATTCagatcaagaagaaacaaaatgaaaagaggaaaattttttttaaaagctgaaggTTATCATATTGGAGAAAAGACGTATAAACCCCagataaaaatcaaacataaaaaacatataaaaggtAGATCCAGCATTCCCTAACAGCAGATTCCTCTTGGATCAGCAAGAGACTTCATGGATGGAGAGCCAAtgggacagagaaaaaaatatagctCTATTTTTCTCAGTGGGTATTTGACTCAGAAGttgtttacatttaattttcaaacagctttaaaaattagttatttgGTTCCAAGTCCAAAGCATTAGATCCCATGTATCAAAAGTTCTTTGGAAAGAAGACTGACAAGTAGACATGTTGAAAGTATAAAAGCATAATAATTTAATGCCTCATAGttagagatgaataaaatgttataaaaataatactattatAGAACCAGAAAGTTTAATAGTATGTAAATACCTAGCCAGAGGACAATTAGTATGACATATTTGAATAGACTCCAAGTaaactaaattatattttggTAATTACAGTATTGCAAATTCAtaatataagttttaaaaatctgaaaccaGATTTCATGCTGTCTTGTAAAGGAAGTAAAGAAGTGTTAAATtagttttggaaataattttatcaaaaaaattttcttaacgTTTTAATACTAGTATAACTTTTCCTGTCTGGAAATCTCCCTGCCTATTACACTATTCCTCTAGTTGCCATCACACTCAAGCTTttcaacaatgacaacaacaaactACAGTCACTTACTCCTAAAACAGTGATACCATTTATGTACTTTCACCATGTACTGaatcaaaaaagaatattttagtgCTTGAGAGATTCGAGAGATGAACTTGACATAGCAGCAAGGACCTATCTGTTTGGCTCTTTGGTTTCTCTAATTGATTTCCACattgtaattataaaaatttcctgtccctttcctctttacttgttaaaaacttttcttctcaGTAGGTGTTTTGCTGCttccttcacatccttgttcctAAGACTGTAGATTAAAGGATTCACCATAGGAGTAACAACCCCATAGAACATGGATATAAGTTTGTCAGTAGCATCCATGTCACCTGAATTAAGTTTCTCTTTAGACTTGGGCTTCATGTACATGAAGAGAATGGTTCCATAGAATATTATCACCACAGTCAAGTGGGCTGAGCAGGTGGAGAAGACTTTGCTTCTCCCCTCAGAAGAACGAATTTTGAGGATGCTGACAATGATTAATGTATAAGAGACAATGATTAATAACAGTGGTGTCAATATGAACAATGTTGTGGCCACAAGCATGATGAACTCATTACCTGAGATGTCAGCACAGGCCAATTTCATGACAGCCAGAATTTCACAGGAGAAATGGTTGATGACGTTATTCCTACAGAAAGGCAATTGTACTACAAACACAGTTTGTACTGCAGAGTTGACAACTCCTATGATCCAGGACCCAGCTGCCATGGGCACATAGGATTCCTTGCTCATGATGACAGGGTATCTCAGAGGGTTGCAGATAGCTACATATCGGTCAACAGCCATCATGCCCAGGAGCACACACTCTGTTGTCCCCATGGCCAAGCCGAGGAACATCTGCACTGCACAGCCAGTAAAGGAGATGGTCTTTCTTTCTGAGAGAAAGCTCACCAGTGTGGAGGGGATGGAGGTGGTGGTGTAGGAAATGTCCAAGAAGGAGAGGTTCCCCAGGAAGAAGTACATAGGGGTGTGAAGGTGGGAGTCTAAGATGCTGATTAAAATAAGGGTGCCATTGCCCAGAAGGATGACCACATACATTATTAAGATGAGCACAAAAAAGAGTAGCTCAAGCCTTGGGTACCCAGAAAGCCCCTTCAGGAAAAATTCCACCAGAATGGTTTGGTTGTCCCattccattttcctgtttctcttttacCTGTAAGACATTAGAGTATGTTGAAACAAAAGATGTATTCTACTATGATTACTTTCTACTGTGTGCCAACAAACAAGTACCATATACtcccagagaaaaaaagaaaataaaaaaagaagagaccaaggaaataagagaagaaataaagaaaagtggaCTGAAGAGAGGGAAGGCATGAATGGAGAGAGGGATGGGAAGAGGAAACTAACATGTTACAAGCTACATGCAGTATGCCATGTAACTCGTTTAGTCTCATCACAGTTCTAGGAGAGAggtattattatccacattttacagataaataaatcaaagcagaaatctgAAGGAGGTTTGACTAACAGTATACATATAGCAGAGTTAAGATTCAAACCTAAATTTTCCTTGATGAATCCTgagtttttctcatatttttcatcACAAATGTTAACTAGAGgttataataaaaatgagtatTGTGTTATGTGTAACTGAACAATAATCCATTTTTATTGGCTACAGACCGCCATACAATAGATAGTGATCTTGTCACTCCTTGAAATTATACTGTAttatgtttattatctgtcttgtCCAGTAGCATGTAAACTTTATATAGGCAagtactttttcttctttactgcCACAGTCCCAGTATCTACAATACAGCGGACACAGAGatagatgctcaaaaatatttgttgaataaatgaataaaatcagtgaCAAAATAATGACTCTCATTTCTTACTCTGTACCAATCCTTTACTGATTGTTTTCTTTGAGCATTATCTAATTTAGTCTGAAGAGCAACCCTATTAGGCAACTACTGTTATTATAAGCATCATCTTCCTCATCATATAGAGGAGGAAAataaggcacagaaaagttaaatattgtGCTTAAGCTCATGGCCATGTAGCTAAATAAATTGTACAACCAGGACTTAAACCCAAGCCATATGGCTGCAGGTACAAGCTCTTAACTGTTCATTTTGCAGACAACTTGGCACACTTGCTACAATACCTTGTCATCTAATTGACAGTACtaacatttcaaaagaaatatccAACCAAAAAAGGTTATTGGTCAGAAAGAAGTAAGACTTCAACATGGCAATTTGAGAGCAGttgattttgatattttatattttgctagGTAATTATTCATAGAATGACAACAAATGTGCTGTCATGGAGtcccatttaatccttataattcTGTGATCTCCCTTATATGAGAAgttctgtctcctttttcattagtattcttcactgatttttttttctttattagtgtCACAAGGGGctttcctatattttttattttatttaggtcttctccaaaaaagaaaaaaaggaaagcttttgGATAGATTATCCCATGcacatttttcagtttcttttatgaGAGTATTCAGTCCATTCATTATAAAATACAACTATTAATgtacttcattttattctttcatatactttatttttatacctactttttttggtattaatgcattctcttttttccaactttcttatttttgctgGTGAAGTTCTCAGTCACTATTTGTTTTCATTAACTTGaacattttactcatttttaacatTCCAAAAGTGGTACcgtctctttctctgctctcagaATTTGACTTACAGGACCCAACCATTTGCTCATAAAGATTACCTATTTTTTCCACTAGAATGTTGTCTAATCTCCTAAATTTTCCCTCAAACTCTAAATGAAGATAGAACTACAGGAAAACTTTCATTCCTCCATTTTTATCTCCATCCTCAAAGTCCCACATGTTACTGAGATAATTCAGAAGTGTTTATAATTTCCTTACAATATACctttttgagagttcttcatcGGCCCTTACATTACACGAACTTGGACTGTCAGTCTTTATTTATTCACCAATATACTACCTCTGTATGTATCTACTCATTGATTACCATTggtatctctctcttctcattctcttttcttctcttggggACTGTATTTTAGTTTATGTTTGTTTCCTTAGAGTATATTTGCAGAATTTCCCTCAgatgaaaatgtaatatattatCTAAATTCTTATAGATCATCAAAtatcttccttttcatttatttatttaggtgcaTGGCATTTGACCTACAAATTCTACATTTAAGAATATATGCTAAGGAAATAAtacacataattatatatattatatgcaatatatacttacatattatatataacaaatacatgtataatacacaatatataagtatataagtCAAAAATGTATAAtaggtatatacatacatatgtgtatatgaatTGTGACTGTTACTGTTAGTTGACATTTTTCATTCTATTTGGTAGTTTAAAATTcatatctataaataaatgtatatatattagcTGAAAAAAGTGTTCAAAAATCTCAGAGACCAAAATCCCAGAGAATTTCCAAACAGAGAAATTTCCTGACACCTCTTACTGTGATGTATTCTTCAGGTGACTATGCACTAATAGCTCACAGGGATGAGGCATGGTTTCATGTCTAAGGACTTTGCTTCCTAAGGATGAGGAAACAAGCACTCCTACACATTCTCAGTGGACACACAAATTGGTACATGCTCTGTGGAGGacaatttgtcaatatttatcaaaatcatAAATGCATACTTATAACTTTGACCACAGGTTTACTTCCAGGTAATTATCACACAGTCATGCTGGCACATGTGTAAACAGATTTACATACAAATTGATTCATTAAAGTATTGTTTGTAATAGTATGTATGAAAGCAATTTAAGTTTCCATGAGAAGGGGACATAGAAATAATGGAATTCTATTctgctattaaaaagaataagaagctTTTTGTGCACTGATATAGAAAGACCTTCAAGAAATATTAAGCGTAAAAGTAATGTTCAGAACAGATTATATGGCACACTACCATTAGTGTAAAAAAGATtatatatgtacgtgtgtgtgtgtgtgtgtatatatatatatatatatatatacacatacatttttgcTCCCACATAGAATATCTTAGAAAAGTAAACAAGACTGGTTTCTCATATCtaagaaaggaaatagataaCTTATTGACAGGAATGGAAGATAGGCTGTTTACAGTATATCCtttagtatctttttaaattttgaacctTGTGGGTATATCACCTATTcgtaaaataaataacatttaagcTAGAGTTCTTGCCTGTAAGATTCACAAcctttctcctttcacttttccAATGGTACACCACATGAAAGCATCCATTGTCATAGGACAAAAccaaatatgtttgaaaattgatCTCACTTGTTCAGTATCACACATTAAATGGGAATTGCTGAAGAATAGAAGGTACTTTAAATGTAGTCACATTCTCAATTCTCCAGACTTGTCATGGTATCATTAGGATTTCCAGGCCCATAACCATCTTCTGTTCCGCCATCAAGCTGTAAACTGTTCTTTGAGCTGGTTGAAGGTCTATCCTTCCAAGTCATGTCATTTCTTTTCCGTTAAATGTGTTAGTGCTTTTATGAGATAGTAAAATTCCTGGAACAAAATTACagctcagcaaatgttagctattattcttGTTCCATTCTCAAGTCCCAAGAGCCTTCCCACTTCAGAATCCCTTGTCCATCTAACTTTATGAGGTACTTTGCTCTAAGTCCCAGGACCATCTTCTCAATTTCAGGACATAAGATCACTCCAAACCCAAACTGATTTCCCTATTCTAATCTTCTTCGTGGTCTAGCGGCTAAGATTTGGCACTGTGATTGCCTGTGGCTCAAGTTTGcttccctgtcagggaaccacaccaccaatctctcagttgtcatactgtggcagctgagtgttgctgtaatgctgaaagctctgccaccagtatttcagataccagcagggtcagccatggtagacaggtttcagtggagcttccagactaagacacactAGGTAGAAGGATTgcccactcacttctgaaaaaattggccatgaaaaccttttGAATAGctgcagagcattgtctgatatagcgccagaaggtgagaggatggcacaaaagacCAGGTAGGGTTCTGCTTTGCTGTACACAgtgtcactaggagtcggaattgactgGAGGGcactaacaataacaaaaactctTCCTATCCTCAGCTATTATCATTCTGTAACTTTATatcaaatttgaattttaaagaatttttcatattttctgggTTACGGTGTAAACCACTTGAGATCCCAAAGGGCATTGGGTACAAATGGAGTTCAATGAATAGCAGAGCTTCTACATACACCTGTAAAAGTCGTCTCTGCAAAAACCATTGTTCCATGAGCTACCTCCAGGCTACCTGATATTCTGTCAATCACATTCCATAATATTGTCAAGAGCATGGGCCTTGGAGGTAGGCCTAGTTCAAAGGTCATCTCTGCCACTTGTTAACTAGATGACCTGAGCATGTTCCTGATTATCACCTTCCCCAGCTATAGAATGACGATAAAGTTGCACCTATACCGTATATTTGTTGATAAGATTAAATGATATGGTGTATGTAATTCAATTAGCACAATAACGGTTTCcattgttaatggtttcctttatGCCTTTCTTTTGTGGTTCCTTCTTCTGTTAAGAGTCTTTTGACATCTCTGAACCAGTCATCATTGTCTTTCCATGAAGTATATGAAGCTTAAAAGCTTAATCAGATCACACACAGTGTTCTGACAAATGGTAGTATTTTCATCTTACGTACAAATCCAAAAACACTTCATCACAGCCACTCCAATCCTTTGGATGCCAACAAATTAGGCAGCAAGAAGGAAAAGTCACCGAAATGATTCAATTCACTccataaaaaatagagttttAGAAATGTGTCAATGTTTTCCTTGTCTTAAAATACACGGGTAACTTTTTTTTGACTAAgggtattttaacattttttagcaaGCCTTttaacataaagaaagaaaaagaaaatcactcacCTTCACAATTATAAACTTAATAATAGAAAAGCAGATATTCAAAATAGTCACCAGTTTTGCATGCAAACACAACAGGATAATGTCCAAGCGGGTCTCTTTCTGGCTGTTCATTGCtttggtaaattatttttctcagatCTCAGGAAACGATTatgctcattttccttttttaatccaAATTGGTCATAGTATCCTCCTCATGAGTTAAGAATATAAAGAGTCTGTATAAAGAGTCTGcagcacagcacctgacacataatTCACCTGGTTCTCAGTCGACTGAACCAAATGAAACTGAGTCGTTGCTGGGGACCAGCAAAGACTTGTTTGTTATGAATTTTATACTGCAGAACACAGAAGCAGCTGTCTACTGTGTAGTGAGCCTCAATTAGCTAAAGCAGATGACAGAGCGTCCAAATACTCAGTACTGCACTAGAAAATTACACACTCACAAAAAGTAATTGACACCTGCAGGGCAAATGCCTTTCAGTTTGTTGCACAGCTGTCTCTGCATGCAGTCCTGCTCTTTTGGTCTCGTAGCTTTTTTTGTTCCTATTATATCTCAGTGAATAGACCCTTAAATTCCATTTCCAGTAATCAGTCTCTCCTCAGTGAGAAGAACATTCCATTTTCAAACTTGACACCTTTAACCTATCAGTCCAACTCTTACTTATAATTGATAAGAATTTGTTTCTTGTGTTTGCAATAACTTACCTCCAAACCAAAGGTTGCCTCTCTTTCTAGGTTGCAGCAACAACAGATATTctcctcttgcttttctccttgCAGCCAATCTTCATGACTCAGTAGTAGCTGAACCTTTAAAGAGGCAGCTACTGGTGAGTAATAATTTTGTCATGGAAATTGATAGGTTTGTTGACATTTATAGAAACAGGATTGTTATGGGTGTGATTACTAGGATAAATTTCTCTAGTTCAGGTAAAGCATCATTAGATTCCTTTAGTTCAAACCTGAAAGAAAATTGATATTTCGCGATAAATTCTGGGAATAGGGCAATTTGACCCTGAAGCCAAGACTGAAATCTTGTCCCATTGTGGAGATCCAGAAATAACCAAAGAATCTGCATCAGCCTTTAGGACACAATTTAAATGTTCTTAAGGATCTCTATAAACCTCCATGCACAACTTTAAATTGCTTGAGAGATGAAATATGTACAAAACTTATGAGACTTTGGAAACAAAGCCCTAAAGACCTAATTACAGCAGGCCTGTTATGCTATTTCATACCAAAAATTAGAAGGGGGCTCCTGTATTGTCATCAAAGTTTCCCCAGCTGAATTGTCTCTcagtctctcagtctctctctctctttctctctctctcacacacacatacagtatTTTGGAAGTATTATTATTTACTgaacagaaaaattttatattcactttATGCATTTAGCTTATAGTAAATGTAGATTTttgaatcaatatttttattgtaaatattctaAAAGTAATACATAGTCATtgtaaaagaagaaggaaattttctAAAGGAGGGaatgggagggaaagaaggaaggggaaaagagaagtgaaaagaagttaagacaaggaaagaaatcatATCCTCAGGCAATATATAAAGGtgtaaagaacaaagctgaagataaattataattaaacaaCTTAGTGATAACCATTGTTCAAAAAGAAACTTATCTTCATTGTAAAACAATATAATAACTCAGGTTAAAATCATTTGCCCCTCTCTCCTAAGTGTCCAATGAGGCACCTTAAGTATAGACACTTttgagcaattttttttctttttcttatattttgtgtttttctttcttgttttttatttttttaaatttatttttaacaaaataagcTCAAATTATTTTGTTAGGATAGAATTCTAGAGATGAAATGAGTGGGCCAAAACAAATGAAGATTTTAATGAATCCAAAGGATAATACTAGCACTAAGTTGTTTAATTACAATTtctcttcagctttgttctttacaCCTTTATATATTGCCTGAGGATTAATGAGTAAGTGATGACAATCAAAAGCAGGGACATCAATGTGAACAATGTCGTGGCCACAAGCATGATGAGCTCATTACCTGAGATGTCAGCACAAGCCAATTTCATGACAGCCAGAATTTCACAGGAGAAATTATTGATGGCTTTATTCCTGCAGAAGGTCAACTGTACCACAAATGCAGTTTGTACTGCAGAGTTGACAACTCCTATGATCCAGAACCCAGCTGCCATAGGCACATAGGAATCCTTGCTCATGATGACAGGGTATCTCAGCGGGGTGCAGATAGCCACATATCGGTCAACGGCCATCATGCCCAGGAGCACACACTCTGTTGTCCCCATGGCCAAGCCGAGGAACATCTGCACTACACAGCCAGAGAATCAGATGGTCTTTCTTTccaagatattagctcagggccaatctacctcatgaaaaaagagaaagattggcaccagatgttagctcagggccaacttccccacaaaaaaaaaagaaaagaaacaaatcctAGAAAAGACTAGTATGATTTTTATCcctatagttttactttttccggaacattatataaatggaatcatatgagccatttgtgtctggcttctttcgcttagcataaagtctctgagattcatccaagttgttactgctgagtaatattccattgtatggatatgctacAGTTTGTTTGTCTATTCACctcttgaaagacatttgggttctttccagtttttggcaattatgagtagaGCTGTTATAAATATCTAGGCCCAGATTTTCGTGTGAATATAAGGTTTCATTTTTCTAGGGTAGATATCCAGGAGTGGCAGAATGGATGATATGAGACATGAATATTTAagtttaaagaaactgccaaacagttaTCCAGAGTGGCTGTACATTTCTGCATTTCAACCAGAAATGTATGAAAGTTCTAGCTGCTTCTTATCTTgatcaacacttggtattatcagtatatattttttacccattctaataggtatgtagtgatatttcaccatgattttaatttgcatttccccaatgactatagtttgggtgttttttgttttatagtctttttgctgaggaagattcgcccagagctaacatctgtgccaatcttcctctattttgtatgtgggtcgccaccacagcatggtcactgacaagGGGTAGAGATCCATgcttgggaaccaaacccaggccaccaaagcagagggcacagaacttaaccactagaccacagggctggccaggtttggggttttttgacaTCGTTCTACTCTCTTTAGTGAAGCATCattcatgtcttttgtccatttttaactgggttgtttgttttcttattgttgagttttgagagccctttatatattctggctatGAATTACTTATAAGATGTAtgatttgcatatgttgtttATAAGTGTGTGACTTGTCTTCGCATTATCTTAATATAAACAGctttaattgacattttaactGGTTGCTGCTTAAGTCCAATTGAAGGGGACACACAGAAAGAGTAAGACCAAAAGACATCTTTCAACAGGGCAGTTCTTTGACACTTCTCAGCTTGGGTGATTCCTCAGGGAAATAGCCACTGTCATCACACAGGGAGCAGACAGAGTAGGTTTTGCATTCAAAGATGTTGCCACATAAAGTCTCAGGCCATTCCTTTTAACTTTTCCTCAGAAACAGCTCCtctctctcaacacacacacatttccagtAATATCCTTGTTCACAGACACAGAATCCATTGAAAGTGCTCTAAGTCATTCACAAAACAAACAGGCACTTAACATGTAGACCATTTCTCCTTATACATGAAACTTGGTGCAAATTTTACATCTGAATTGAATCCTTTGGACCTATCTCAGCCAGCTTCTAACTATCTATGTCTGCCTTTGGCCATTATTAGGGTACTTATTTTTGATTACTATCTTgcctttgcctttattttaatcCACACCACTTTTTATACTTTGGGATACTTTTATACACTAAAGAACCGGTAGCCTATCAGTTCCACCTCCTCAGATGTTTGATTGTGTCACTGCAGCTTTTATTTCTGGTAAATGAATAGCCCTGTGAAGTCTTTAGTCTGTCTTGAcatatgtttaaaagaaatgaatctagTCTATTTTGATCCTGCTGGGAAAAGTGTCCTCATCTCAGTAATCCTCTGTGATTCTCACTTGCACACccccatgtatttctttctctgtaatcCTTCCTTCCTGCATGTTTGCTACACAAGTTCCTCCGTCCTACTAATTCTGGACAGCTTCCTGACAGGAGGGAAAAGGGTCTCCTTCTCTGAGAGCATGgtgcaaatatttctttcctttgccatgGGGGCCACAGAGTGAGTGCTTCTGGGCACGATGGCACTTGACCGCTATGCTGCCATCTGCTGCCCACTGAGATACCCTGCCATAATGAGGAAAGGTGCCTACGTGCCCATGGCAGCTGCATCCTCGGTTGCTGGGCTTGTTGACTCAGTGATGCCAACATCTTTTGCAATACAATTATCATTCTGTGCTAACAATGTCATTaaccactttttctgtgaaattcAGGCTATTCTAAAACTGGCCTGTGCTGAAATTGCAATCAATGTCAACAGTATGGCAGGGTGAAATATATTCTTATGGTTATTCCATTGCTATTAATTTCCATCTCTTACACTATTATTGTTGACACTATTCTGAAGATCCCTTCCACTGAAGGAAAACgtaaagccttctccacctgctcagCACACCTGACAGTGGTGATTATATTCTATGGAACCATCTTCTTCCTATAGGCAAAGCCCAAGTCTAAAAGCTCTGTTGGTCCAGATAACCAAGACATCATTGAGGCTCTCATCTCCCTCTTCTATGAAGTGATGATTCCCATGCTCAATCCTATCCTCTATAGTctgaggaacaaggatgtgaagaCTGCTGTGAAGATCATGCTGGGTAGGAAAATCTCTGAGGGAACCCAAATACTGATTTTCACTACGTGACTCAGTATAACAAAGTTGCAGCAGACACAAACTCCAAATGGAGAAAATcaccatgtgaaaaaaaattcaccACCTGTCACCCAAAACTATATACAGGAATATTTTGGTTGCAGTTATTACTATTAGTTTTTTTCTAACTGCAAAAATAAAGCATgcttatggttttaaaaaatactattatgGAAATGTAAAAAGTTGAAAATCTCTTAGGAAGTCCCAGCAAAAAATAATCACTCTTAaacctttaagaaataaaaaaggcaaaagttgTTCTAAAAAGCACTTTGTAACCTAAAATAAGtacattattaattaattattgcaAGCAATTATTAATCAGCACATGACATATTGTATATTCgttattaatttgttcatttatttactgtGTATGTCCACCACACGTATAAGCTCTCTGAGAGTAGGAACTTCTCTGTAATTACCCTAAAACCTCCCAAAGATCTAGAATATAACatgacacatagtagatgctcaataactatttttt
It encodes the following:
- the LOC124249189 gene encoding olfactory receptor 13C2: MEWDNQTILVEFFLKGLSGYPRLELLFFVLILIMYVVILLGNGTLILISILDSHLHTPMYFFLGNLSFLDISYTTTSIPSTLVSFLSERKTISFTGCAVQMFLGLAMGTTECVLLGMMAVDRYVAICNPLRYPVIMSKESYVPMAAGSWIIGVVNSAVQTVFVVQLPFCRNNVINHFSCEILAVMKLACADISGNEFIMLVATTLFILTPLLLIIVSYTLIIVSILKIRSSEGRSKVFSTCSAHLTVVIIFYGTILFMYMKPKSKEKLNSGDMDATDKLISMFYGVVTPMVNPLIYSLRNKDVKEAAKHLLRRKVFNK